In a genomic window of Hippoglossus stenolepis isolate QCI-W04-F060 chromosome 15, HSTE1.2, whole genome shotgun sequence:
- the zbtb20 gene encoding zinc finger and BTB domain-containing protein 20: protein MTERIHNINLHNFSNSVLETLNEQRNRGHFCDVTVRIHGSMLRAHRCVLAAGSPFFQDKLLLGYSDIEIPSVVSVQSIQKLIDFMYSGILRVSQSEALQILTAASILQIKTVIDECTRIVSQNVGLAGPGGFPSMPGDSGQDTPRGTPESGTSGPSSDAESGYMQATSQQSMDRAYTSLYTYPGLPLQNGTRERPLYINPLSTNYDSTLSNQKDHQSQDPPWINRIQERSQQGDRFITGESTHCRKQTRPSRLPVGVTTGGMHIKQEAEDEYSCYGDCQDDTDHTEGVESESKVESFDSGVSSSISTEPDAMEQQPYLTGFGREGSGDGHQGEGIPVQIEVNDSSPEQVHESEDGDTSHSTSDSSMMQPLPNSVMSQALQNAPPYMRQPESHTSNLRMTVTSNSQVMGTAGNTFLPTLFPTQTARDNKPLFFLPGQQQTQFVAVPPPAMPSFPNTMTAQQLAAQQQQQQAAAGIGEKKPYECTLCSKTFTAKQNYVKHMFVHTGEKPHQCSICWRSFSLKDYLIKHMVTHTGVRAYQCSICNKRFTQKSSLNVHMRLHRGEKSYECYICKKKFSHKTLLERHMALHNTGSAITGLSGSASTPGPVSIPMPMAVPEPGAGVVALAMPVSGGAGVGAGVGTGVGVAAEASCQEGTTYVCSVCPAKFDQIEHFNDHMRMHVSDG from the exons ATGACCGAGCGCATTCATAACATCAATCTCCACAACTTCAGCAATTCTGTACTTGAGACCCTCAATGAGCAGCGCAACCGTGGGCACTTCTGTGACGTGACTGTTCGGATCCATGGAAGTATGCTGCGAGCTCACCGGTGCGTGCTGGCCGCTGGAAGCCCCTTCTTTCAGGACAAGCTGCTCTTGGGCTACAGCGACATTGAGATCCCTTCTGTGGTCTCGGTGCAATCCATCCAAAAGCTGATTGACTTTATGTACAGTGGGATCCTGCGGGTGTCTCAGTCAGAGGCCCTGCAGATCCTTACTGCTGCCAGCATCCTACAGATCAAGACCGTCATCGATGAGTGCACCCGCATCGTGTCCCAGAATGTGGGCCTGGCTGGGCCAGGGGGGTTTCCTTCTATGCCAGGAGACTCTGGTCAGGATACACCCCGCGGCACGCCGGAGTCAGGCACCTCTGGGCCCAGCAGCGACGCAGAGTCAGGTTATATGCAAGCAACATCACAGCAAAGCATGGATCGTGCATACACATCACTGTACACCTACCCTGGCCTCCCTCTGCAGAACGGCACCCGTGAGCGCCCCCTTTATATTAACCCTCTGTCGACAAACTACGATTCAACTCTCAGCAATCAGAAGGACCACCAGTCTCAAGATCCGCCCTGGATAAACCGCATCCAGGAGAGGTCTCAGCAGGGCGATCGCTTCATCACAGGAGAGTCCACTCACTGCCGCAAACAAACCCGACCGTCACGCTTACCGGTCGGGGTTACAACAGGAGGGATGCACATAAAGCAGGAGGCCGAAGATGAGTACAGCTGCTACGGGGACTGCCAAGACGACACTGACCATACTGAGGGTGTAGAGAGTGAATCCAAGGTTGAAAGTTTTGACTCAGGGGTGAGCTCCTCCATCAGCACTGAGCCAGATGCTATGGAGCAGCAGCCGTACCTGACGGGCTTTGGCCGAGAGGGGAGCGGGGACGGGCACCAAGGTGAAGGAATTCCAGTACAGATAGAGGTCAATGACTCGTCCCCAGAGCAAGTGCACGAGTCAGAGGACGGGGACACATCCCACAGCACTAGTGACAGTAGCATGATGCAGCCCCTGCCAAACTCAGTCATGTCCCAGGCCCTGCAAAATGCCCCGCCCTACATGCGCCAGCCAGAATCACACACCAGCAATCTGAGGATGACCGTGACCAGCAATTCCCAAGTGATGGGCACTGCTGGAAACACCTTCCTGCCCACACTCTTTCCTACACAGACGGCTAGAGACAACaagcctttgtttttccttcccgGCCAGCAGCAGACACAGTTTGTGGCAGTGCCACCTCCTGCAATGCCATCATTCCCAAACACCATGACGGCACAGCAACTGGCAGctcaacagcaacagcaacaggctGCAGCAGGAATTGGGGAAAAGAAGCCCTATGAATGCACTCTCTGCAGTAAAACCTTTACTGCAAAACAGAACTACGTCAAACACATGTTTGTCCATACTG GTGAGAAACCTCATCAGTGCAGCATCTGCTGGCGCTCATTCTCCCTGAAGGATTACTTAATCAAACACATGGTGACACACACAGGGGTGCGGGCCTACCAGTGCAGCATCTGCAACAAGCGCTTCACCCAGAAGAGTTCTCTCAATGTCCACATGCGGCTGCACCGGGGAGAGAAGTCCTACGAGTGCTACATCTGCAAGAAGAAGTTTTCACACAAGACCCTGCTGGAGAGGCACATGGCCCTGCACAACACAGGCAGCGCCATCACGGGGCTGTCGGGGAGCGCATCCACCCCGGGCCCCGTCTCCATCCCCATGCCTATGGCTGTCCCTGAGCCTGGAGCTGGAGTGGTGGCCCTCGCCATGCCAGTGAGTGGAGGTGCTGGAGTAGGGGCTGGGGTTGGAACAGGAGTGGGTGTAGCTGCAGAAGCGAGCTGCCAAGAAGGGACCACCTACGTGTGCTCCGTCTGCCCTGCCAAGTTCGACCAAATTGAGCACTTCAATGACCACATGCGAATGCATGTCTCCGATGGATAA